In Vicinamibacterales bacterium, the following are encoded in one genomic region:
- the selA gene encoding L-seryl-tRNA(Sec) selenium transferase — protein sequence MSDFRVIPSIEQLRQREAMLALETRYGRAALLDALREETAALRGRLGSGELAAVTLAEAVAGIERGTAARLRAAMRPSLVRVINATGVIVHTNLGRAPLSAAAIARVREVAGGYTNLEYDLVAGRRGRRDVHAEKLIARLTRAEAAVVVNNNAAAAMLLLAALACGREVIISRGELVEIGGGFRIPDVMVQSGAILREVGTTNRTRAADYAAAINERTGLILRVHPSNFRVVGFTARPALEELVDLGRRFKIPVAEDLGSGWLGWPRDAAPDTPHGGGLPPALRDEPVAAESIGAGADVVCFSGDKLLGGPQAGIIAGSRAAVDVIRRHPLMRALRVDKLTYAALEATLEEHAIGRVEDVPVQRMLRMTRDEIGRRAETLAAALRASGWEARTLDGMSTIGGGSAPGAELPTTLVEVTHPTMGTEAIEQHLRSLDPPVIARIREDRVVLDLRTVDPGDDGELAALACRAKG from the coding sequence ATGTCTGACTTCCGCGTCATTCCATCGATCGAACAACTGCGGCAGCGCGAGGCGATGCTGGCGCTCGAGACGCGCTACGGACGCGCGGCGCTGCTCGACGCGCTGCGGGAGGAAACCGCGGCGCTGCGCGGCCGGCTCGGATCGGGCGAGCTGGCGGCGGTGACGCTGGCCGAAGCGGTCGCCGGCATCGAGCGCGGCACCGCCGCCCGGCTGCGCGCGGCCATGCGGCCGTCGCTGGTGCGCGTGATCAACGCGACCGGCGTGATCGTCCACACCAATCTCGGACGCGCGCCATTGTCGGCCGCGGCGATCGCGCGCGTGCGCGAGGTCGCCGGCGGCTACACCAATCTCGAGTACGACCTCGTCGCCGGGCGCCGCGGGCGGCGCGACGTGCACGCCGAGAAGCTGATCGCCCGCCTCACCCGCGCCGAGGCCGCGGTGGTCGTCAACAACAACGCCGCCGCCGCGATGCTGCTCCTGGCGGCGCTCGCCTGCGGACGCGAAGTGATCATCTCGCGCGGCGAGCTGGTCGAGATCGGCGGCGGGTTCCGCATCCCCGACGTGATGGTCCAGTCGGGAGCGATCCTGCGTGAGGTCGGCACGACCAACCGGACCCGCGCCGCCGACTACGCCGCCGCGATCAACGAGCGCACCGGCCTGATCCTGCGCGTGCACCCGTCGAACTTCCGGGTGGTCGGCTTCACCGCGCGGCCGGCGCTCGAGGAGCTGGTCGATCTCGGGCGCCGCTTCAAGATTCCGGTGGCCGAGGATCTTGGCAGCGGCTGGCTCGGCTGGCCGCGCGACGCCGCTCCGGACACGCCGCACGGCGGCGGGCTGCCGCCGGCGCTGCGCGACGAACCGGTCGCCGCGGAGAGCATCGGCGCCGGCGCGGACGTGGTGTGTTTCAGCGGCGACAAGCTGCTGGGTGGTCCGCAGGCAGGCATCATCGCCGGCTCGCGCGCGGCCGTCGACGTGATTCGGCGGCACCCGCTGATGCGGGCGCTGCGCGTCGACAAGCTCACCTACGCGGCGCTCGAGGCGACGCTCGAAGAGCACGCGATCGGCCGCGTCGAGGACGTGCCGGTGCAGCGGATGCTGCGGATGACGCGCGACGAGATCGGCCGTCGCGCGGAGACGCTGGCCGCGGCGCTGCGCGCGTCCGGCTGGGAGGCGCGGACGCTCGACGGGATGTCCACGATCGGCGGCGGGAGCGCGCCTGGCGCGGAACTCCCGACGACACTCGTCGAGGTAACTCACCCGACCATGGGCACCGAGGCGATCGAGCAGCACCTGCGGTCGCTCGACCCGCCGGTCATCGCACGGATCCGTGAGGATCGCGTCGTGCTCGATCTGCGCACAGTCGATCCGGGGGATGACGGAGAGCTCGCTGCGCTCGCCTGTCGGGCCAAGGGCTGA
- a CDS encoding cold shock domain-containing protein, with amino-acid sequence MRITGKVKWFNNAKGYGFIERDGGSDVFVHFSAVQGNGFRTLEEGQAVEFEIVDGPKGPQAGNVTKPA; translated from the coding sequence ATGCGTATCACAGGCAAGGTCAAGTGGTTCAACAACGCCAAGGGCTACGGGTTCATTGAGCGCGACGGCGGCAGCGACGTCTTCGTGCACTTCTCGGCGGTCCAGGGAAACGGCTTCCGGACGCTCGAGGAAGGACAGGCGGTCGAGTTCGAGATCGTCGATGGTCCCAAGGGCCCGCAGGCTGGCAACGTTACGAAACCCGCCTAG